The following are encoded in a window of Pseudomonas sp. JQ170C genomic DNA:
- a CDS encoding TonB-dependent receptor — translation MSPSLRAAPLSSRRLQRLPLALLLAGSAHWLPAQAATPEKAEAKASDSQLKTVTVTARRREESAQSVPTPISVLDGQALESQRVYRIQDLQQLVPSVNVAYMHARQSSVSIRGLGNNPASDGLEGSVGLYLDNVYLGRPGMAVFDLMDIEQLEVLRGPQGTLFGKNTTAGVINISTRAPSFTPERSIETSVGEDGYFQTKGTLSGPLSETLAGRISAYRTRNDGDIKNEYDGHTLNGGARQGFRGQLLYKPSEQFNLRWIGDYNEEDSSAGTRLLYSTGPTINGVNRYEARAQAAGATLIDGSKRKVNLDTDQQVTVFQGGTSLEANWTLDNDFTLTSVSAYRWWDFTPRNDEGLNVPAAYNSGVSVRDKQYSQEFRLASPTGGFFDYVLGAYYFGSDLDNKSFVYYGPQADIWNGTPAGALANVTTLGKGHIDTDSFALFAQGTWHLTERLDFTAGIRGTYEEKSAWVDRAAPAGGAAVSGAAAAARQGRVGAYESGDLNQYSFSPSGLLNLSYRFTDDVLGYATLSHGEKSGGVNLAVATAPVAGADSLLVGTERANNAELGLKSTLWDRRLQLNANLFWTEVHGYQTNAYDEANRVQYLTNAGSVRSRGVELESTLVPLRGLTLNLNGSYNDVRYLSYKDAPCAPEVALQPGAPAACDLTGHQVVGASKWIGNANGQYQWDLDNGLQPYVTASYAFRSKAVGTVEDSDFAQIPSYAVVNLSTGLRGDLGQGQWDVSLWLKNALDKTYYTTLWSAANGGYEGLLGTPRTLGLTGRYDF, via the coding sequence ATGAGCCCGTCCCTTCGCGCCGCACCCCTTTCCTCACGGCGACTCCAGCGTCTGCCCCTGGCCTTGCTGCTGGCCGGCAGTGCGCACTGGTTGCCAGCCCAGGCGGCAACACCCGAGAAGGCCGAGGCCAAGGCCAGCGACAGCCAGCTCAAGACTGTCACCGTGACCGCACGGCGCCGTGAAGAGAGCGCCCAGAGCGTACCGACCCCCATCAGCGTGCTCGACGGCCAGGCCCTGGAAAGCCAGCGCGTGTACCGCATCCAGGACCTGCAGCAACTGGTGCCGAGCGTCAACGTGGCCTACATGCATGCGCGCCAGTCCAGCGTGTCGATCCGGGGCCTGGGCAACAACCCGGCCAGTGACGGGCTGGAGGGCAGCGTCGGTTTGTACCTGGACAACGTCTACCTGGGGCGGCCCGGCATGGCGGTGTTCGACCTGATGGACATCGAGCAGCTGGAAGTGCTGCGCGGTCCTCAGGGCACCCTGTTCGGCAAGAACACCACGGCGGGCGTCATCAACATCAGCACCCGCGCGCCGAGCTTCACACCTGAGCGCAGCATCGAGACCTCGGTGGGCGAGGATGGCTACTTCCAGACCAAGGGCACGCTGTCCGGCCCCTTGAGCGAAACCCTGGCCGGACGAATCTCGGCCTACCGCACCCGCAATGACGGCGACATCAAGAACGAGTACGACGGTCACACCCTCAATGGCGGTGCCCGCCAGGGCTTTCGTGGGCAGTTGCTGTACAAGCCCAGCGAGCAGTTCAACCTGCGCTGGATCGGTGACTACAACGAAGAGGACTCCAGCGCCGGTACCCGTTTGCTGTACAGCACCGGCCCGACCATCAACGGCGTCAACCGCTACGAGGCCCGGGCCCAGGCGGCGGGGGCGACGCTGATTGATGGCAGCAAGCGCAAGGTCAACCTCGACACCGATCAACAGGTCACGGTGTTCCAGGGCGGTACGTCGTTAGAAGCCAACTGGACCCTGGACAACGACTTCACCCTGACCTCGGTCAGTGCCTATCGCTGGTGGGATTTCACTCCGCGCAACGACGAGGGCCTGAACGTGCCGGCGGCCTACAACTCCGGCGTGTCGGTGCGCGACAAACAGTATTCGCAGGAATTTCGTCTGGCTTCGCCCACCGGCGGGTTCTTCGACTATGTGCTGGGCGCCTACTACTTCGGCTCCGACCTGGATAACAAATCCTTCGTCTACTACGGGCCCCAGGCGGATATCTGGAACGGCACGCCGGCGGGCGCCCTGGCCAATGTCACCACCCTGGGCAAAGGGCATATCGACACCGACAGTTTCGCCCTGTTTGCCCAGGGCACCTGGCACCTCACCGAGCGCCTGGACTTCACCGCCGGCATCCGTGGCACCTACGAAGAAAAAAGCGCCTGGGTCGATCGTGCGGCGCCGGCTGGCGGCGCGGCCGTCAGCGGCGCCGCTGCGGCCGCGCGCCAGGGGCGTGTTGGTGCCTATGAGTCCGGCGACCTGAACCAGTACAGCTTCAGCCCCTCGGGCTTGCTGAACCTGAGCTATCGCTTTACCGACGACGTGCTCGGCTACGCCACCCTGTCCCACGGCGAGAAATCGGGTGGGGTGAACCTGGCCGTGGCCACTGCCCCCGTCGCCGGTGCCGACTCCCTGCTGGTCGGCACCGAACGCGCCAACAACGCCGAACTGGGGCTCAAGAGCACGCTCTGGGACCGCCGCCTGCAACTGAACGCCAACCTGTTCTGGACCGAGGTCCACGGCTACCAGACCAACGCCTACGACGAAGCCAACCGCGTGCAGTACCTGACCAACGCTGGCTCCGTGCGCTCTCGCGGGGTGGAGCTGGAAAGCACCCTGGTGCCGCTGCGTGGCCTGACCTTGAACCTCAACGGCTCCTACAACGACGTGCGCTACCTCTCCTACAAGGATGCCCCGTGCGCGCCGGAAGTCGCCTTGCAGCCGGGCGCCCCGGCGGCCTGCGACCTCACCGGGCACCAGGTGGTCGGCGCCTCGAAGTGGATCGGCAACGCCAACGGCCAGTACCAGTGGGACCTGGACAATGGCCTGCAGCCCTATGTCACCGCCAGCTATGCGTTCCGCTCCAAGGCGGTGGGCACGGTGGAGGACTCCGACTTTGCACAGATCCCCAGCTACGCCGTGGTCAACCTCTCGACCGGCCTGCGCGGCGACCTGGGGCAGGGCCAGTGGGATGTCTCGCTGTGGCTGAAGAACGC